The sequence tccaccccttttttctccccaattgtacttggctaattaccccactcttccgagccgtcctggtcctgctccaccccctctgccgatccggggagggctgcagactaccacatgcctcctcccatacatgtggagtcgccagccgcttcttttcacctgacagtgaggagtttcaccagggggacgtaatgtgtgggaggatcacgctattccccccagtccccccccccccgaacaggcacccgaccagaccagaccagaggaggtgctagtgcagcgaccaggacacatacccacatcccacagACATgactaattgtgtctgtacgaacgtccgaccaagctggaggtaacatggaaaTTCGAACcaacgacccccgtgttggtaggatggTACGACATTTTCTTAAGCATAAATTCACAAACTCAACCAGTAGGGGGTAGTAGTTGCTTTCCTTCCCCATATCTTTGGTGAAATTTTTTTTTGCGCCCCCCCCCTTTGCCTTCCCTCAGGCTATTGCATCTCTGCCTTACCTGACTTCTTACTGTGGTCCTTCTCCATGCGCTCCAGACTTTCCAGCAGGTAGTCCACCTTGCTTTTGATATGGGTCAGCTCACGCTTAATGGTCTGCAGCTCATCTACTTTCACTGCAGAGAGAGGGCAGAAGGAAAGAGAACTCTGGATGAGCAAATAATGTGAGAGGTACAGACAAAACATCTAGGTAACACTTTGCCAACCACAGACAGAGACACTAAGACATTGGTTGTGTGTCCATTAGGCAGAAACTAAGTGAGCTTTGCTTCATCTTTTGGTTTCAGGTCCACTTTATCTCTCGTACAAAGCTAAGAGCACTAGTAAAAATACTAAACCTTATTAAACCTACAATCCCAACACTCCCCATTTTTATCTAATTACTGACTGACACCAGTGGTGTTACATGGTAACTGCAGTGGTGTTTGACTACAAAACCTCCACTCGAAATAAAACCGTCTCATCAGTGCTTGTGTGTCAGTATCTTCCCCACTGGCGAATAAAAGTATACGGCAGAACCTGAGTTTCTAGTTACCGATGTTGTACTTTCTGTCGCTAAAGATCTTCTATGGGCTTGTTCTGTTGTTTGGCCCCAACTTTACTTCTTGAAATTTGCCGCTACCTGTAACATTTTTGCAATGGTGAAGAAATAAAACGCTACGCTCTATATCATTTCTGCTGCAAAAGTCCTACCCAACAATAACTATGAAGGTCCTACCCAATAGTAACTATGAAAGTCCTACCCAACAGTAACTACTACTAAAGTCCTACCCAACAGTAACTACTTAAGTCCTACCCAACAATAACTACTACGAAAGTCCTACCCAACAGTAACTATTCAAGTCCTACCTAACAGTAACTATTCAAGTCCTACCCAACAGTAACTATTCAAGTCCTACCCAACAGTAACTATTCAAGTCCTACCTAACAGTAACTATTCAAGTCCTACCCAAAGTAACTATTAAAGTCCTACCCAACAGTAACTATTCAAGTCCTACCCAACAGTAACTATTCAAGTCCTACCTAACAGTAACTATTCAAGTCCTACCCAAAGTAACTATTAAAGTCCTACCCAACAGTAACTATTAAAGTCCTACCTAACAGTAACTATGAAAGTCCTACCCAACAGTAACTATGAAAGTCCTACCCAACAGTAACTATTCAAGTCCTACCTAACAGTAACTATTCAAGTCCTACCTAACAGTAACTATTCAAGTCCTACCTAACAGTAACTATTCAAGTCCTACCTAACAGTAACTATTCAAGTCCTACCTAACTAACTATTCAAGTCCTACCCAACAGTAACTATGAAAGTCCTACCCAACAGTAACTATTCAAGTTCTACCCAACAGTAACTACTAAAGTCCTACCCAACAGTAACTATTAAAGTCCTACAGTAACTATTAAAGTCCTACAGTACCTGTGATTTGGATGTTTGTGGATTCGCTACTGTCTTAAATGTACCACTGACAGACTAACAGAAAGCATTTTGTTGTTGAACACTTGTTTACATGCAGTCTTCATGGTTGCAGCTTTAAGCATTAATCTAAACAGTGGTTTACAAGACAAAAACAATAGTAAAACAATCTGACAATTAATTTCCAGATCACACAGCCAATCCAACATTTAAGACTCCACACACGACAGTGTTAACATGTTAAATGTGGCGAGCTGAGTTTCCATCTATATTGTACGCACATTAAAAGCTGCAAataagaaaagctgagtggaaacACCAAAATATATTAAAAGAATTTAAATCCTGCAAAAAAATGTGAGCTAAGATGGAATACCTGACACGTCAAAAACGTAACGCAAATTAAAAGTGACTAAACCTTTTACCTAAACTGTTTCTAAGCTGCAACCAAAGGTTATCCGGAATTATATTAATAAGAGGACAAAAGTTAAGAGATCAGTCGGAGATTTATACACTCATCAAAAGGACACGAATGCCCAAAAAAACACAAAGATACTGAAAAAGCAGAAATACTGTCAGGTTGCTTCAGCAGTATATTTGTGATCAAACCTGAAGGGCACATACCTGAACTGCCACAAGTGGAAGTTCAGCAAACAGAATGTTTTATAATAACTTTTGAAGATATAAAACACCTTCTACAGGATGTGAACATCTAGAAATCACCAGGGCCAGATGCGTCACATCCTAGGACCTTAAAGGAATTGGCTAGTGTGATTACCGAACCTCTCACAATGCTGTATAATAAATCATTAGAAGAATCGACTTTACCCTGTGATTGGAAAGAGGCACACATCAGCGCAATTTTCAAAAAAGGAAACAAGTCACTAGCAGGAAATTACAGGCCAGTTAGTCCGACATCTGTAGTATGTAAGACAATGGAAAAATTAATCAGGACATATATTGTTGACCATATGAAGTCTAACAGACTTTTTTAGTAACAAGCAGTATGGACTTATATCTGGAAGATCGACTACACTTGGACTACACTTTTCTTACCCTCTAGTGGTGAGCAAGTCTTATCGAAGCCTCTCTTTTTGTTTTCTGTCGGACATGTTAATATGCGACCCTTAGCACGGGTTGATGGTTTGATCACTAAAGACGGCAACTTGAATGGCATGGACTGACAATGCAGTTTATTCATCTCCTCACAGGCTGGCTTGGAACTGCTTCAACGTTTGGCTGTGACTGCAGCGTGGCTACTGACTTGTTCTGGATGAGGACGTCCTCTGGCTGCTCTTTGAGGAAGAAGAGAAGCTGGTCTTGGTCCGCCTGCTACCTCCTCCGCCGCTGAGGCTGACCCGCGGCCGCTTGGACGGAATCACAGCCCGtgacaaggggggagggggagggggcacgCGGGACGGGTACGAGTAAACTCTACAATCAAAAAATGGATGGTGAAGATTAGCAGGCGAGTAGATACTATGGGTGCTGCATGGATGAAAATACACagtaaatataatataaatacAAGCCGACATCAGCTAAAAACTCAGAAATTACAATTTAGGAtattttatataaataaataaatatataatccagtgagtcaagtaaattctttatgagacaggacaagcctgtttcatgtcataagcaatcaccagctgtctattattattattattattttgctccttatttgttgagcacttttcctatcattgagtgtttcttttaacaaagctgatatatatataaaaacaaaacaaggcaaaaaagagaataagaccaaaggacatgagcacagaggaggtaaacacaataaatgaataagaccagataaataggaataaaaataaatacagtataaataaataaaaaacaaataccaaacatttccaaaagctttcacagAGAGAAAAGTTTCAAGAAGAGATTTGAAAGAAGCTGGAGACTCAGTGTGTCTGAGTTCagtaggaagagaggtccatagtgtggggatcGAACAGCAAAAGCCCATCAACCTTTGTGACGAACCCGAGACCCAGGaacaaccagcagggctccatctgccgctcttaatggtcaagagggtgCACACgaggtcaataaatcacagatatatatatatatatatatatatatatatatatatatatatatatatatatatacctgtactgtcttatatatatatatatatatatatatatatatatatatatatatatatatatatatataagacagtACAGGTAGTCTCCGGGTTATGAACAGGTTGCATTTTTTAGACTGTTCTTATGTGGAATTTGTATGCAAGTCGgaacagttatgtacagttcacatcCAGCGTCGATTACTCACATGTGTGTCTTAGTACACAGCATATATTTGACCTAAAacgtaaatataataatgcagtaacaaTAAATCTAACCACAGTACAGGATTTATACctgagagagaggatgtgtgtataggtgtaaaactttaaagaaacatttcttacatttcaaactccccgccTGCCACTGTTCCGAGAGCgggccagaaacgagagcccgctcggggccctCGTTCCTGAAGCCACGCTCGGAAACCACGATTACCAGGGTAAACACACGACAAACTTTAcgtcaaaacacaacgcacacaatgtTTACGCAATCCAACTGGAAATGGTGAtgacggcgtggcgttgttctccctcgggccgacgaactgcctaaaacgcgcagtgctTTGAGGACCACGCCAAGTAGTCTGTCTGTTCGAAGTACTACGAAGTAATACTATAAAGTAGTATGAACAATTGTGTGTAACTCAATTTTCTTAAAATAACAGGCTTtatggaggtcggttcgtaagtaccgGCATTTGTAaatcgggcgttcgtaacccggggactacctgggATCGGTTCTGAATAGGTTGTGGATTTAGGACACTCGCTCAGTCCACAAAGGAAACACAAGAGCCGttcaattaaattaaattaaaatgggCAAACAAAACCATGACACTAACTCTTTTAAAAGACACTGACTGCCCGCATGGGTAAACCGCATTATGGGTCACTATTCATAAACGGTATGAATAATCTCGGGATTCCCGTTTAACACCCTGTCCAACTCAGGAAGGAAAACATTATCACCAGATACATTTCCAGAAAGTGATTAATGATGTTTATGGTTTTCTATAAAACCTGGAGAGACAGACTGGCAGATGAGGAAACCATGAAGGAATGACCGACTCACCTGTCGTAGTAATCCCTCTGAAAGTCGTAGTCGAGGTCAAACGATGAACTGCTGCTTTAGAAATGAGCAGAAGAGGAAAATGAAGATGATTCTAGGAAGTGTTTTTAAAAGCAAACTTTTGTTTCATGATTTGTTTATACTCTGTTCCCAAACTCTGGTTTGAACCagaaccgggatttcactcctacttaaaacgaccatgagcagtcaaaatgaccaccggtttttaaactctattctgtcaagataaatacccaaatgagatattaatgcattacatatgttaggatgcctgttaggaaacgactgacaccaaaattaacattttaacaactttaatactatttttcaaacaacttaaaatggccgctatccaacgcctgtaaatactgcaacatgtcggtggtagtcatggtgcgtctgtaaccacgtctgtaaccagacatgttggaaataatcaaaactcaagtttagactatttctctgcactagagggcgctagtgtgtttctaggacagagcaacgaacttcatcaaggaaatgacgcgaccgagACACGTCATAAACAGTGACATGACACGCACATTGACGCGCAAATTATGAGCGGTCATTTTggcggctcatggtcgtttcaggtagatcttatcgtaacttatttttgtgcaactgatctaaaactcattttaatgcaaatatatgcagttttaggggcattcagggagtggcaggtctatatcttttttttctctcacaaatttattaaactttgaaaatccaaaatggtcaaaatgaccatctGGTCtttctggtgttgaaactcaagaCGTTTAACTTTTGAGCAGATCTTGCTGGGCATCCTTAATGTATTTTTACTCGTGAAACACATCACGGatcctagtagtagtagtagatactggcATTattgttttttactgctttgtgttTGATgttaaggtgaccttgagtgtcacgaaaggcgcctttaaataaacacaataattattattatcatactaGTATTATCTTAACAAACCTGTACATGTCCCCGGCAGAGCGTTTGGTGGTCTTTGACCTGTGAGGTTTTGGTTCTCCAGCCAAGTTGATGTCTATGAAagtaagaaaaaaacaacagaccAATATGGCGTTAAGAGAGACAGCAGGGTCGGTGGTGCTGCTGGACGGGGAGGGTTGGGGTATACGTACGTCAACGAAGCCATTTAGAGTCAGGACTTCCCCCCAAAATCTAGACATGTTTTGCCATATAATGGTATTTATATCCAGATATTAAAAGAAACTGTTCAAAAAAAATAGGTCACTGATGAGACACGGGTCTGACACCAACCTCAACAGACAGGGCAACGTCTCTGGCACCTGATACAAAACTGTGGTCGAGTCACCTCGAAAATATCTCAATACAACTTGTTTGGATGAACTTTTGATATGTCTCAATGTTTTGCATGGTTGTTGAGACTCGTCCGTCTACATTTCACAAAAATGTATTTAGCGTATTACCACAAACAGCCTCGCACTAGCTGGGAAGAAAAACAGAAGCTTTCATTTATGGCTGCCAACAAcagaaaccatccatccattacccgaaccacttatcccgcttatcctgctctcagggtcgcggggatgctggagcctatcccaacagtcactgggcggcaggcggggagacaccctggacaggccgccaggcacacacacacacacatacacacacacacacacacacacacacacacacgggcaatttagtacagccgattcacctgacctacatgtctttggactgtgggaggaaaccggggcaccgggacgaaacccacacagacacagggagaacatacaaactccacacacaggacaacccaggacgacccccaaggttggactaccctggggctcgaacccaggaccttcttgctgtgaggcgaccgggctaaccactgcgccaccgtgccgcccacaatcGAAACCATGTTGATATAATGTGAAGGAAGTTTTATAAACAAGTTAACGTCATCATGAGCATAAGAAGCAAAATTTTCTTCATGCCAGCCGGTTGAGGTGCAGGCTCCAACATCTAGCAAAGCCTCCACTGAGGAAGTACTTGTCAAgtaccttgctcaaggacacttgcaTAAAATGTGGGAGCGAATGGAAGTTGGGTCCTTTTAACTGGGGCACAACCTAAGATACCAAGAGGCCGCCCTGCATTCCGTGATACCTGGAATTGTATCTGAGACCATCTTCTTCAACATCCATTTGATGGAGAAGCCTGGCCAGAGATCCAGCTCCCCTTACAGGAAGCTGAACCTGCAAACTTACCAAGCACTTGTCCAACAATCATTCGTCCGTCCTCCCCAGCGACGGCTGCGCGGGCGTTCCGCTCATTGGAATACTGGACGAAGGCGAAGCCTTTGTGGACGGAGCAGCCCACAATCTTGCCGTACTTGGAGAAGATGGCCTCCACGTCGGCCTTTGTGACCAGCAGGGTGTTGAGGT is a genomic window of Lampris incognitus isolate fLamInc1 chromosome 14, fLamInc1.hap2, whole genome shotgun sequence containing:
- the LOC130123797 gene encoding heterogeneous nuclear ribonucleoprotein C-like isoform X2; this encodes MDRSPTTSSLMASNVTNKTDPRSLNSRVFIGNLNTLLVTKADVEAIFSKYGKIVGCSVHKGFAFVQYSNERNARAAVAGEDGRMIVGQVLDINLAGEPKPHRSKTTKRSAGDMYSSSSFDLDYDFQRDYYDRVYSYPSRVPPPPPPLSRAVIPSKRPRVSLSGGGGSRRTKTSFSSSSKSSQRTSSSRTMKVDELQTIKRELTHIKSKVDYLLESLERMEKDHSKKSEAKGSKAEPGEVTSPQHPSPKKDEGIKRERESQDINDSEEEEEEEEEDDGDLLEEEEVKSQERDEEDDEEEEEGEHVDGDDDGDSINGEEDS
- the LOC130123797 gene encoding heterogeneous nuclear ribonucleoprotein C-like isoform X1, with protein sequence MDRSPTTSSLMASNVTNKTDPRSLNSRVFIGNLNTLLVTKADVEAIFSKYGKIVGCSVHKGFAFVQYSNERNARAAVAGEDGRMIVGQVLDINLAGEPKPHRSKTTKRSAGDMYSSSSSFDLDYDFQRDYYDRVYSYPSRVPPPPPPLSRAVIPSKRPRVSLSGGGGSRRTKTSFSSSSKSSQRTSSSRTMKVDELQTIKRELTHIKSKVDYLLESLERMEKDHSKKSEAKGSKAEPGEVTSPQHPSPKKDEGIKRERESQDINDSEEEEEEEEEDDGDLLEEEEVKSQERDEEDDEEEEEGEHVDGDDDGDSINGEEDS